In one window of Scylla paramamosain isolate STU-SP2022 chromosome 36, ASM3559412v1, whole genome shotgun sequence DNA:
- the LOC135091120 gene encoding spectrin beta chain-like isoform X4 → MERKEARKDSTSSSSSSSSSSSSSSSSSKEEIFEEAKEGKEADQEEQQYSSDRDTWRDSLNQAWMESLGEIGEKSHNVQVTNGTTGQSTAVEVTQQSSSSAGDRVLTTRVSQDSFVDYGGQILTMQVSQESFSSNGGQVSMTQASQEVSSCAGGQILTKQISQESCSSASGQVTVMQVSKEVFSSATGQVLTSQVSRESHGSASGQVSVTQDAQGSSSTPRRGLLMTQLSRESLGSAGGRVSKRQVSRESSTNSETVTSYGQQTQHIQVVSSSHKRSHRSSSSSSLDGVEGKDQIGHRRKRLSASEYSSHESDSGGSSSTPISPLSAKPPELQQIIRQSASSSGIAEETNLPPAGEEPVLSEMKFELSSWPSRSESVRKVKVMAHKPVKRSITSDPSVQHIYTGAMERHIKELKDERESVQKKTFMKWVNSHLVRVSTRIGDLYVDLRDGKQLLKLLEILSGERLPRPTKGKMRIHCLENVDKALQFLRDQRVHLENMGSHDIVDGNARLTLGLIWTIILRFQIQDITIEETENQETKSAKDALLLWCQMKTAGYHNVNIRNFTTSWRDGLAFNAIIHKHRPDLVQYEKLSRSNPIHNLNNAFTTAENKLGLTKLLDAEDIFVEQPDEKSIITYVVTYYHYFSKLKQETVQGKRIGKVVGIAMENDRMIKEYENLTSDLLKWIETTIESLNDRAFANSLTGVQTQLTQFNTYRTVEKPPKFVEKGNLEVLLFTLQSKMRANNQKPYLPKEGKMISDINKAWERLEKAEHERELALREELIRQEKLEQLAARFNRKAGMRETWLSENQRLVSQDNFGFDLAAVEAAAKKHEAIETDIFAYEERVQAVVAVAQELEAENYHDIERINARKDNVLRLWNYLLELLRLRRMRLELSLQLQQNFQEMIYILDSMEDMKVRLLSEDYGKHLMGVEDLLQKHSLLEADINVLGERVKTVIEHSQRFLDDEQVEGYRPCDPSIVLERVQQLEDAYGELVKLAVERRLRLEESRKLWQFYWDMAEEENWIKEKEQILSTSDIGHDLITVNLLLTKHKTVEEELSSHEPQLMACVKIGEELIAQQHFGSDKIQERIDEIMGMWNNLKEKSANRKKRLTDAVDLHQFYTEADDVDTWMLDILRLVSSEDTGRDEATVQSLLKKHKDVTEELKNYATTIEALHQQASELNEIDRESPDVVERLASIDRRYKELLELAKMRKQRLLDALSLYKLFTEADGVEQWIGEKERMLQTMVPAKDIEDCEIMKHRYEGFEQEMNANASRVAVVNQLARQLLHVEHPNSEDIVARQNQLNQRWAELREKAENKREELNSAHGVQTFHIECRETVLWIEDKKRVLMETADLGTDLSGIMTLQRRLSGMERDLAAIQAKLDSLEREADKISQEHPEEAELIRERVEQIRAVWDQLTQLLKERDAKLEEAGDLHRFLRDLDHFQAWLTKTMTDVASEDIPSNLAEAEKLLSQHQSIREEIDNYTEDYTKMMEYGERITAEDVTPADDAQYMFLRERLKALKDGWAELHQMWENRQQLLSQSLNLQMFLRDAKQGEVLLSQQEHYLSKDETPTNLEQAENLIKRHEAFLTTMEANDEKINGICQFAQRLLDEGHYAVDKIQKKAENIEERRQQNRERALEQMERLRDQLQVHQFLQDCEELNDWVQEKHIIAQDESYRSAKTVHSKWTRHQAFEAEIASNKDRLVRVQQAGEELVKEKPEMAEMIGPKISELNQHFEDLESTTKEKGERLFDANRQVLYEQTCDDIDTWMSDLEKQIEGGDTGMDLTSVNILMQKQHLIETQMAVKAKQVEQLESQADYLQRMDPEKTDKVKSMKAKVEAKFESLKAPLLDRNEALNKKKEAFQFRRDVEDEKLWIQEKMPQATSSEYGNSLFTVHMLKKKLQSLSTEIDNHEPRINLVCENGRKLIEAGHTDADEFHKLLEELLDDWAKLKDAMEFRRSKLMVSEKAQQYLFDASEAEVWMSEQELYMMVEDRGKDELSAQNLMKKHQSLESDVTDYAETIRQLGETARHLISEEHPDSEQISKRQSQIDKLYAGLRDLAVERRSKLDEALKLFMLNREVDDLEQWIAEREVVAGSHELGQDYDHVTMLRDRFKDFARDTETIGNERVAAVNEIADQLISAGHSDAATIAEWKDGLNESWADLLELIETRTQMLAASWELHKFFHDCKDVLSRILEKQNSISDELGRDAGSVSALQRKHQNFVQDLVMLQQQVQQIQDDSSKLQAAYAGDKAREITNREAEVVSAWLNLQGMCEDRRVKLSDTGDLFKFFNMVRTLILWMDDVIRQMNTTEKPRDVSGVELLMNNHQSLKAEVDAREDNFNVCVSLGKELLARNHYATPEIKEKLMSLSNQRINMLQRWEERWEHLQLILEVYQFARDASVAECWLMAQEPYLVSAEFGRSIDEVENLIKKHEAFEKACSAQEERFAALERLTTLEIKTLSRRDSSLKNRDWSSRRLSMPSCPTHSYGSHHSSSPASILPFFTAFSCPSLSMFHSTQVNSGLRMPDIRIQPPVLSGIRKRKRLKSASNPQLSQTINFKDSDTNGLFHDIRFERGNYFEGQQSNIHLGLPLQSDAGTSLFLNSRTSGSNHQSTDSLGRHDSVSPVDSLEGPEHELVSASPIQEFVSVDKYESPYLEESAYRISSFCLQHNGGSGAPDVSDEEVYVSSGNNRFYMRNPLLVYSDSMDSLEEGPTLPPIYEVEGEGSEITELASSPKSSQLLRTECTEGGVEKPKAQAQQQRHSCHDSCAQYCSQNDSIMSYYSVVPPEEGRESVRNVDHLVDRLDVKHLHSCSSPSSPFPLTPPNTCDSSPKLSNTIAPRNNLHALSGVEFELKELKRKQEEEEEERQRQEELARQAAAPPPQSPDQPTDGVDGSGEDSHLNGEEHDESREEHDESAAVLRGSAPSTPRPPSTPATPTFAAAGAGRGRPASATLPATTSPPTPASKESRRRVRSRSKSPFRSFRWKKTKTSPSEAPGSASDDESNLERAAERPSPTGDEDQLEGSLVRKHEWESTTKKASNRSWDKLFLVLRGNTLFFYKDRKSYQAAPEVYFRAEIPCDLSGGQASVADDYTKKKHVLRLRLVSGSEYLFQAKDEEELNTWVAALQVATSAEGSAGPSRSQTLPAGSEKKDEPKRRSFFTLKKK, encoded by the exons atggagagaaaggaagcaaggaaggactCAACGAGCTCCAGCAGCAGTagctccagcagcagcagcagcagcagcagcagcagtaaggaGGAGATATTTGAGGAAgccaaggaagggaaggaagcagaccaggaggagcagcagtacAGCTCAGATAGAGATACATGGAGGGATTCTCTCAACCAGGCATGGATGGAGTCCCTTGGAGAAATTGGTGAAAAGTCCCACAATGTTCAGGTCACTAATGGCACCACTGGTCAGAGCACAGCAGTGGAGGTGACCCAGCAGTCTTCCAGCAGTGCTGGCGACCGAGTGCTGACAACACGGGTCTCTCAGGATTCCTTTGTTGACTATGGTGGTCAGATCTTGACAATGCAGGTCTCCCAGGAGTCCTTCAGCAGTAATGGTGGGCAGGTCTCCATGACTCAGGCTTCTCAGGAGGTCTCTAGCTGTGCCGGTGGCCAGATCCTAACAAAGCAGATCTCTCAGGAGTCATGTAGCAGTGCCAGTGGTCAAGTCACAGTGATGCAAGTGTCAAAGGAGGTTTTTAGCAGTGCCACTGGACAAGTGTTGACCTCGCAGGTTTCTCGAGAGTCGCATGGCAGTGCCAGCGGCCAGGTGTCGGTGACACAGGACGCTCAAGGGTCCAGCAGCACTCCACGTCGTGGACTCTTGATGACACAGTTATCTCGAGAATCACTGGGCAGTGCTGGTGGTCGGGTCTCCAAAAGGCAAGTGTCCCGAGAGTCCTCCACCAACAGTGAGACAGTGACATCATATGGCCAGCAGACGCAGCACATCCAGGTGGTGTCCAGCAGCCACAAGAGGAGCCACAGGTCCTCCAGCAGCTCATCCCTAGATGGAGTGGAAGGCAAGGATCAGATAGGCCACAGAAGGAAGAGGTTGAGTGCAAGCGAGTATTCAAGTCATGAGTCTGATAGTGGTGGCTCCAGCAGCACACCTATCTCGCCTCTGAGCGCCAAACCCCCCGAGCTGCAGCAGATAATAAGGCAGTCTGCGTCGTCCTCCGGCATTGCAGAGGAGACGAACCTTCCTCCTGCAGGCGAAGAACCAGTGCTCAGTGAGATGAAGTTTGAGCTGTCAAGTTGGCCTTCCAGGAGTGAGTCAGTGCGCAAAGTTAAGGTGATGGCACACAAGCCTGTCAAGAGGTCCATCACCAGCGACCCGTCCGTGCAGCACATTTACACAGGTGCTATGGAGCGTCACATTAAAGAGCTCAAAG ATGAGCgagagagtgtgcagaagaaGACCTTCATGAAGTGGGTCAACTCGCACCTGGTCCGGGTCAGCACACGCATCGGGGACCTGTACGTTGACCTACGCGATGGCAAGCAGCTCCTCAAACTGCTGGAGATCCTGTCAGGGGAGCGGCTG CCACGACCCACcaagggaaagatgaggatCCACTGCCTGGAGAATGTGGACAAGGCTCTGCAGTTCCTGCGAGACCAGCGGGTGCACCTGGAGAACATGGGCTCCCATGACATAGTGGACGGCAATGCCCGCCTCACCCTCGGCCTCATCTGGACCATCATCCTCCGCTTCCAGATCCAGGACATCACCATTGAGGAGACAGAGAACCAGGAGACAAAGAGCGCCAAGGATGCTCTCCTCCTGTGGTGCCAGATGAAGACTGCTGGCTACCACAACGTCAACATCAGGAACTTCACCACCTCCTGGAGGGACGGTCTTGCCTTCAACGCCATCATCCACAAGCACCGTCCAGACCTGGTGCAGTATGAGAAGCTGTCACGTTCAAACCCCATCCACAACCTCAACAATGCCTTCACTACAGCTGAAAACAAACTTGGCCTCACAAAACTTTTAGATGCCGAAGATATTTTTGTTGAGCAGCCTGACGAGAAGTCCATCATCACTTATGTCGTcacctactaccactacttctccAAACTAAAGCAGGAGACTGTGCAGGGCAAGCGTATTGGCAAGGTAGTTGGCATCGCAATGGAGAATGACAGGATGATCAAGGAATATGAGAATCTGACCTCGGATCTTCTGAAGTGGATTGAGACAACAATCGAGAGCCTCAATGACCGAGCTTTTGCTAACTCCCTGACAGGAGTACAGACTCAGCTGACACAGTTCAACACCTACCGCACAGTGGAGAAGCCTCCCAAGTTTGTGGAGAAAGGTAACCTTGAAGTGCTACTCTTCACTCTGCAATCCAAGATGAGAGCCAACAACCAGAAGCCGTACCTGCCAAAGGAGGGCAAGATGATCAGCGACATCAACAAGGCCTGGGAGCGCCTGGAGAAGGCTGAGCATGAGAGGGAGCTGGCTCTGAGAGAGGAACTGATTCGCCAAGAAAAACTGGAGCAGCTGGCTGCAAGGTTCAACCGCAAGGCTGGGATGAGAGAGACTTGGCTGTCTGAGAATCAGCGCCTTGTCTCCCAGGACAACTTTGGCTTTGACCTGGCAGCTGTGGAAGCCGCCGCCAAGAAGCACGAGGCCATTGAGACAGACATCTTTGCCTATGAGGAGCGAGTGCAGGCTGTTGTTGCCGTGGCACAAGAGTTGGAGGCGGAGAACTATCATGACATTGAGCGCATCAATGCCAGGAAGGACAATGTTCTCCGATTATGGAATTACCTGCTTGAACTGCTGCGTCTCCGCCGCATGAGGCTGGAACTGTCCCTGCAGCTGCAGCAGAACTTCCAGGAGATGATTTACATCCTGGACTCCATGGAGGACATGAAGGTGCGCCTCCTGAGCGAAGACTACGGCAAACACCTCATGGGTGTGGAGGACCTGCTGCAGAAACATTCCCTCCTGGAGGCAGACATCAACGTGCTGGGTGAGCGCGTGAAGACAGTCATTGAACACTCCCAGAGGTTCCTGGATGATGAGCAGGTGGAGGGCTACCGGCCCTGTGACCCATCCATCGTGCTGGAGCGTGTGCAGCAGCTGGAGGACGCCTACGGTGAGCTGGTGAAGCTGGCCGTGGAGCGCAGGCTGCGTCTGGAGGAGTCCCGCAAGCTGTGGCAGTTCTACTGGGACATGGCAGAGGAAGAGAACTGGATCAAGGAAAAGGAACAGATTCTGTCCACCTCAGACATTGGGCATGATCTGATCACTGTCAACTTGCTACTCACCAAGCACAAGACTGTGGAAGAGGAGCTTTCTTCTCATGAGCCACAGCTTATGGCTTGTGTCAAGATTGGAGAAGAACTCATTGCACAGCAGCACTTTGGTTCTGACAAGATTCAGGAGAGAATTGATGAAATTATGGGCATGTGGAACAACCTTAAGGAGAAGTCAGCCAACCGCAAGAAGCGGCTGACAGATGCCGTGGACCTGCACCAGTTCTACACTGAGGCTGATGACGTGGACACCTGGATGCTGGATATCCTGCGCCTGGTCTCCAGCGAGGACACCGGCAGGGATGAGGCTACCGTTCAGTCTCTCCTCAAGAAACACAAGGACGTCACAGAAGAGTTGAAGAATTATGCCACAACCATTGAGGCTCTTCACCAGCAGGCCTCAGAACTCAATGAAATTGACAGGGAATCACCTGATGTGGTTGAGAGGCTTGCTTCCATTGACAGAAGGTACAAGGAACTGTTAGAACTGGCTAAGATGAGGAAGCAGAGGCTGCTTGATGCTCTGTCACTGTACAAGCTGTTCACTGAGGCTGATGGAGTGGAGCAATGGATTGGGGAGAAGGAGCGCATGCTGCAGACCATGGTGCCAGCCAAGGACATTGAGGACTGTGAGATTATGAAGCACAGATATGAAGGATTTGAACAAGAAATGAATGCCAATGCAAGCCGTGTGGCCGTGGTGAACCAACTTGCTCGCCAGCTGCTGCACGTGGAACATCCAAATTCAGAAGACATCGTTGCCCGCCAGAACCAGCTGAACCAGAGGTGGGCAGAGCTCAGAGAAAAGGCTGAGAACAAGCGTGAAGAACTCAACTCTGCCCACGGTGTTCAGACATTCCACATTGAATGCAGAGAAACAGTTCTGTGGATTGAGGACAAGAAGAGAGTCCTGATGGAGACTGCTGATCTGGGAACTGACCTGAGCGGCATCATGACCCTGCAGCGTCGCCTGTCTGGCATGGAGCGTGACCTTGCTGCTATCCAGGCCAAGCTGGACTCTCTGGAAAGGGAAGCCGATAAGATCAGCCAGGAGCATCCCGAGGAGGCTGAACTCATCCGTGAGCGCGTCGAACAGATCCGTGCCGTGTGGGACCAGCTGACACAGCTGCTGAAGGAGCGTGATGCCAAGCTGGAGGAGGCTGGCGACCTCCACCGCTTCCTGCGCGACCTTGACCACTTCCAGGCCTGGTTGACCAAGACCATGACTGATGTGGCTTCAGAAGATATTCCATCTAACCTTGCAGAAGCAGAGAAGCTGCTGAGCCAGCACCAGTCTATCCGAGAGGAGATTGACAACTACACAGAAGATTACACAAAGATGATGGAGTATGGTGAGCGCATCACTGCAGAAGATGTCACTCCAGCAGACGATGCCCAGTATATGTTCCTGAGGGAGCGTCTCAAGGCCCTGAAGGATGGCTGGGCCGAGCTTCACCAGATGTGGGAGAACAGACAGCAGCTCTTATCTCAGTCTCTCAACTTGCAAATGTTCTTGCGAGATGCCAAGCAGGGAGAGGTGCTCCTAAGTCAGCAAGAACACTACCTGAGCAAGGATGAGACTCCTACCAACCTTGAACAGGCAGAAAACCTTATTAAGAGACATGAAGCCTTCCTCACCACCATGGAGGCAAATGATGAGAAAATCAATGGAATTTGTCAGTTTGCACAGAGGCTGCTAGATGAGGGACACTATGCTGTCGACAAGATCCAGAAGAAGGCAGAGAACATTGAGGAGAGGCGGCAGCAGAACAGAGAACGGGCCTTGGAGCAAATGGAACGATTACGGGACCAACTGCAGGTGCACCAGTTCCTGCAGGACTGTGAGGAACTCAATGACTGGGTGCAGGAGAAACACATCATTGCGCAGGACGAGAGCTACCGCTCAGCCAAGACTGTTCACAGCAAGTGGACTCGTCATCAGGCATTTGAAGCAGAGATTGCAAGCAACAAAGACAGGCTTGTCAGAGTGCAGCAGGCCGGAGAAGAATTGGTCAAGGAGAAACCAGAAATGGCTGAGATGATTGGACCAAAGATTTCAGAGCTAAATCAACACTTCGAAGACCTCGAAAGCACGACAAAGGAGAAGGGCGAACGACTCTTCGATGCCAACAGGCAAGTTCTGTACGAACAAACATGCGATGATATCGACACCTGGATGAGTGACCTCGAGAAACAGATTGAGGGTGGAGACACAGGCATGGACTTGACCTCTGTAAATATTTTGATGCAGAAGCAACATTTGATTGAAACACAAATGGCAGTCAAGGCCAAACAGGTAGAACAGCTCGAGAGTCAGGCAGATTACCTGCAGCGTATGGATCCAGAAAAGACAGATAAGGTCAAGTCAATGAAGGCCAAGGTGGAAGCCAAGTTCGAGTCCCTGAAGGCACCTCTTCTTGACCGAAATGAAGCcctgaataagaagaaagaggctTTCCAGTTCAGGCGAGATGTGGAGGATGAGAAGCTCTGGATCCAGGAGAAGATGCCTCAAGCCACCAGCTCTGAGTACGGCAACTCCCTCTTCACCGTCCACATGCTGAAGAAGAAGCTGCAGAGTCTGAGCACAGAGATTGACAACCATGAGCCCAGGATCAACCTTGTGTGCGAGAATGGACGCAAGCTTATCGAGGCTGGACACACAGACGCCGATGAATTCCACAAGCTGCTGGAGGAGCTGCTGGATGACTGGGCGAAGCTGAAGGACGCCATGGAATTCCGACGATCCAAACTCATGGTGTCTGAGAAGGCCCAGCAGTACCTCTTTGACGCCAGCGAGGCCGAGGTCTGGATGAGTGAGCAGGAGCTGTACATGATGGTGGAGGACAGAGGCAAGGATGAACTTTCTGCCCAGAACCTGATGAAGAAGCACCAGAGCCTCGAGAGTGATGTCACTGACTATGCTGAGACCATCCGACAGCTGGGCGAGACAGCCAGACACCTCATCAGTGAAGAGCACCCTGACAG TGAACAGATCAGCAAAAGACAGTCCCAGATTGACAAGCTGTACGCTGGCCTGCGGGATCTTGCCGTGGAGCGACGCAGCAAACTGGACGAGGCACTGAAGCTCTTCATGCTGAACCGAGAAGTGGACGACCTGGAACAATGGATTGCCGAGAGGGAGGTCGTGGCTGGGTCTCATGAACTTGGCCAGGACTACGACCACGTTACG ATGCTTCGAGACAGATTTAAGGACTTTGCCAGAGACACAGAGACCATTGGCAATGAGCGGGTTGCAGCTGTTAACGAGATTGCTGACCAGCTCATCTCTGCTGGCCACTCTGATGCGGCCACCATCGCTGAGTGGAAGGATGGCCTCAACGAGTCATGGGCTGACTTGCTGGAGCTCATTGAGACGCGCACACAGATGCTTGCTGCCTCATGGGAGCTGCACAAGTTCTTCCATGACTGCAAGGATGTGTTGAGTCGCATTCTTGAGAAGCAGAACAGCATTTCAGACGAGCTTGGCCGTGATGCTGGCTCAGTGTCGGCCCTGCAGAGGAAACACCAGAACTTTGTCCAAGATTTGGTTATGCTTCAGCAGCAG GTGCAACAAATTCAGGATGATTCTTCTAAACTGCAAGCTGCATATGCGGGTGACAAAGCTCGAGAAATCACAAACCGAGAGGCAGAAGTTGTGTCTGCCTGGCTGAACTTGCAGGGCATGTGTGAGGATCGCAGAGTTAAGCTCAGTGACACAGGTGATCTGTTCAAGTTCTTCAACATGGTGCGCACACTCATACTGTGGATGGATGATGTTATCAGACAGATGAACACTACCGAAAAACCAAG GGATGTGAGTGGTGTAGAATTGCTGATGAACAACCACCAGAGTCTGAAGGCAGAAGTGGACGCCCGGGAGGACAacttcaatgtgtgtgtgtctcttggGAAGGAGCTGCTTGCCCGCAACCATTACGCCACGCCGGAGATCAAGGAGAAGCTCATGTCCCTCAGCAACCAGCGCATCAACATGCTGCAGCGCTGGGAGGAGCGATGGGAGCACTTACAGCTCA TTTTGGAGGTGTACCAGTTTGCTCGTGACGCTTCAGTGGCAGAGTGTTGGCTCATGGCACAGGAACCTTATCTTGTATCAGCTGAATTTGGT AGATCAATTGATGAGGTTGAGAACCTGATCAAAAAGCATGAGGCATTTGAGAAAGCTTGTTCGGCCCAGGAGGAACGGTTTGCTGCCCTGGAGCGGCTGACCACG CTTGAAATTAAAACACTCAGTCGTCGAGACTCTTCCTTAAAGAATAGGGACTGGAGCAGCCGCCGTCTCTCCATGCCCTCCTGCCCCACTCACTCTTATGGCTCACACCACAGCTCCTCCCCGGCCTCCATACTCCCTTTCTTTACTGCATTTTCCTGCCCTTCTTTGAGTATGTTCCACTCCACACAAGTCAACAGTGGCTTGAGAATGCCAGATATTAGGATTCAACCTCCTGTGCTCAGTGGAATTAGAAAACGTAAGCGTCTTAAATCTGCTTCTAACCCACAGTTGTCACAGACCATCAACTTCAAAGATTCTGACACAAATGGTCTGTTTCATGATATACGATTTGAACGTGGCAACTATTTTGAAGGCCAGCAATCCAATATTCACTTGGGCCTTCCATTGCAATCAGATGCTGGCACCTCACTGTTCTTGAATTCACGAACTTCTGGCAGTAATCACCAGTCAACAGACAGCTTAGGCAGACATGACTCTGTATCCCCAGTGGACTCCCTTGAAGGCCCAGAGCATGAGCTTGTGTCTGCTAGTCCAATTCAAGAATTTGTTAGTGTGGACAAGTATGAATCGCCTTATTTAGAGGAATCAGCTTATCGCATTTCATCGTTCTGCTTGCAACacaatggtggtagtggtgcccCAGATGTGAGTGATGAGGAGGTCTATGTTTCATCAGGGAATAATAGATTTTACATGAGAAATCCATTGTTAGTCTATTCAGACAGTATGGACAGTTTGGAAGAGGGCCCCACACTGCCACCCATCTATGAGGTTGAGGGCGAGGGATCTGAGATAACTGAGTTAGCAAGTTCACCAAAATCTAGTCAGCTTTTAAGGACAGAGTGCACTGAAGGGGGAGTTGAGAAACCTAAGGCACAAGCACAGCAACAGAGACACTCGTGCCATGACTCCTGTGCTCAGTATTGCTCTCAGAACGACTCCATCATGAGCTACTATTCTGTCGTCCCTcctgaagaagggagggaaagtgtgcGCAATGTTGACCACCTGGTAGATAGGCTGGATGTGAAGCACTTGCACAgttgttcctctccttcctctcctttccccctcactccaccCAACACTTGTGATTCCTCTCCTAAGCTGAGTAACACTATAGCACCAAGAAATAACCTGCATGCTCTGTCGGGTGTAGAG TTTGAGTTGAAAGaactaaagagaaaacaagaagaggaggaggaagaacggcAGCGACAAGAGGAGCTAGCAAGACAGGCAGCTGCTCCCCCACCACAGTCCCCCGACCAACCCACGGACGG AGTCGATGGTTCAGGAGAAGATTCCCACTTGAATGGAGAGGAGCATGATGAATCACGAGAAG AGCATGATGAGAGCGCAGCTGTTCTTCGGGGTAGTGCACCCAGCACCCCACGTCCCCCATCCACCCCCGCCACACCCACCTTCGCCGCCGCTGGGGCCGGGCGAGGGCGGCCGGCATCTGCCACCCTCCCTGCCACCACCTCGC CCCCTACTCCTGCTAGCAAGGAGTCGCGACGGAGGGTGCGTTCTAGATCCAAGTCTCCATTCCGCTCTTTCCGCTGGAAGAAAACCAAGACTTCTCCATCCGAAGCACCGGGTAGTGCATCTGACGATGAATCGAACCTGGAAAGGGCAGCag AGAGACCAAGCCCAACCGGTGACGAGGACCAGCTGGAAGGTAGTCTGGTGCGCAAACATGAGTGGGAGTCGACCACAAAGAAAGCGTCCAACAG GTCGTGGGACAAGCTGTTCCTGGTTCTGCGAGGCAACACACTCTTCTTCTACAAGGACCGTAAGAGTTACCAGGCCGCCCCAGAGGTCTACTTCAGGGCTGAGATTCCCTGCGACCTCTCTGGGGGACAGGCCTCCGTGGCTGATGACTACACCAAGAAAAAGCATGTGCTGCGCCTGAG ATTGGTTAGTGGCTCTGAGTATTTGTTCCAAGCCAAAGATGAAGAGGAGCTGAACACATGGGTGGCTGCCCTTCAGGTGGCCACATCCGCTGAGGGTTCTGCTGGCCCATCCCGCTCCCAGACACTGCCGGCCGGCTCCGAGAAGAAGGACGAACCCAAGCGACGTAGTTTCTTCACCCTCAAGAAGAAATAA